The proteins below are encoded in one region of Oncorhynchus masou masou isolate Uvic2021 chromosome 15, UVic_Omas_1.1, whole genome shotgun sequence:
- the LOC135554934 gene encoding cytochrome c oxidase subunit 6A, mitochondrial-like, whose translation MASPASMAARRVLSAASHAGQEGGSARTWKILSFVLALPGVAVCIANAYMKMQQHSHEPPEFVAYSHLRIRTKKWPWGDGNHSLFHNPHENALPEGYEGPRH comes from the exons ATGGCGTCTCCTGCATCGATGGCGGCCCGCAGGGTATTATCTGCTGCATCACACGCAGGCCAAGAGGGAGgatcag CTAGGACTTGGAAGATCCTGTCGTTTGTGTTGGCCCTACCTGGTGTGGCCGTCTGCATCGCCAACGCCTACATGAAGATGCAGCAGCACTCCCATGAACCCCCTGAGTTTGTGGCCTACTCACACCTTCGCATCCGCACCAAG AAATGGCCCTGGGGTGATGGCAACCACTCTCTCTTCCACAACCCTCATGAAAATGCTCTTCCTGAGGGCTATGAGGGCCCCCGTCACTAA